The Silene latifolia isolate original U9 population chromosome X, ASM4854445v1, whole genome shotgun sequence genome contains the following window.
TTGGCCTGCTACTTGAAGATGGCTACGGGGTGAAGAGAAATAATGGTGATGAAGAGATGAGGCGTGACTCTTGTGATGTTGGGTCTGATTACTCTGTACCTGTCCCTGATTCAGTTGATATTATCCCTGATTCGTTAGGTGAACTTGATGAATGGGTCCCAGAAACTTGCATGTCTGAGCagataaaggaagagaaggataTGGaggtctattttttttttttaccctgttactcttttcatttttttttgtttatggaCTAGTGATGAATATGTTGCCTGcaaatggttttttttttctcctttacTTAAAAGTAATGCCCAATGATCTGGTTTGAGGGCATTACACTGCCAATACATTCCTTGCATTACGCCACCACAAGTAATTGTGATGAATAATGAGGCTATGCATGgactgtgttatttgagtgtctTCAATTAAACACTAAGAAGTCGAAGTCTTACTACAAATGCAATGATGCTGAGTTACATTTCATTCACCTACTTGTTCCAAATAACTTAAAATAATTGTGCAAAGTTCAAAATGAAAAcaattgtcttcttcaaaatATTGTTATCTGGATTGCGTTTTTGCTGCATCATTTGATTCTGTCTTATTCATAATGTTGTTCTCTGGATTGATTTGCTGCTGCATCATTTGCTTCTGTCTTTTTCAAAATGTTGTTCTCTGCTGCATCTGCTTCTGTCTGATTCATTTAGCTTCAAAAAGTTACACCGTCTATACATCAATCATCTGCAGTCTTTATTCTTGGTTTGAATTACCTGCACACATGTCAATAAAAAAGATCTTCCTGCAATTCTGTGGGATCAGTTGTAACAACACCAGTTGCAGTAATGTTACCAACAGTTTCACTGTGAGCTGTTGGGTTATTACTGCAACTACCTTGCTCTGTTACTTCTGAATTGTTATCCATAGTACTAAGTGCCTCTACTAATTCACTTATAGAACTTGCATCACCAACATTTTGGACATATCTTACACACTCCTTCACCAGTTCTATGTCAGCATTTAGATACTCAGGTAGTAAACCAGCTGCTGCTAGTTTTGACTTGTGCATATGAGGCACAGGATAATCATTACAACCTTTACGTTTCATTATGTCTAACATACATGCCTGCAAAGTGATGAAAACATAGTTAAGCTTAATGACTTCTAATTCTTCATATGCTTTCATGGTATTGTCAACAAGATCTTTCAATATTCTGGACTTTTTCTTTTGTTGAAGAGATTGAATGGCTCTAAAAAAATCCCAAGTCTAGTACATTTAAATCTGGTGAATTTGGTGGTTGATGAGTTAATTCAATCTTCCACCCATCTTCTGTTGCAGCCCTTCTGAAATCTGCATCCATATTGGTTATATGGGGTCTAGTATTATCTTGTTGTATCAGAATGTGTTTGCTGTAATTTGATGGCCAATTTGCTTTTATTGATGGCAACACTTTGTTGATTAATATATCTTTTGTAACTGCCTTTGTGATTGAGTCTATGCACTTTGTTTCTATAGTTCCCACACAtctattttttgattttcttttggCTGGCACCTCCATCACAAGTGGCCATATACCCATCTTTCCATCAGAAATTACTTTTTTGTTGGGACCATATTTGGGTCTTGCAACAGCACACATGAACATAACTTTGCTAATGAATCTTTTTGATTGGACAGTTCTATGtggtcttttttcttttttccctaCATAAAATCTTTGAGTAGGTTTGGTAATAAAAAACCATTTTTCATCCATATGAATGACATTATTCTGATCTTTGAAAACAAAGCGTTTGGTGATTTTATCATATTGTAAATGTGAAAGACAATACATTAATCTAGCAAGTTTATTGTTTTTTGTCAAACCTAGCTTGACTGCATTAGTATGTGAGTCTATGAGATCTGCTGTCACCCATCTACAAACAGTTGATTGACTTACACCCAAACCTTCAGAaagttgttgttgtgttgtcctCTTACTCAAGTCAATACTCTCTAGTTTATCATTGTCAAACTTATGTCTCGTTACCATTGATCTTCCTTTCAGTTTGCTCTTCACATTAATAGCTTGCCCTGTTGTGTGTTGCTTCTTTGATGTATTCCAAATGTCGGTTATGGTCTTCCTACATACCCCAAATTGTTTAGCCAAAACTGACATTGCACCATACTTGGGTTTTCTTTCATTACTTTGTTCTAATAAAAGCTAAGTTATTCTTGATCTTTCATTGTTGTTTAGATTTTTTGTCTTCATTTATgaaatttattttttgttttggaAAAGGTAAGAAAGTGTTTGTTTGTCTCTATGTTAGTAAATGAACTTTGCATTTATACCACAATAAACTTTGCACAATGTTTAAAATTATTTTGGCTCCAAAATGAAATGTGTGAAAATTTGGCTCCCTTTTTGAATTTTGGTGCCAAATTTTTAAttatatccatttgcattgatgTAACTTGACTTTGACACTTTGGTTTGGTTGAAGGACACCAACTTGGCTGAAAATAAAGGAGATGCCCAACCAAATTTCCGAAGTCCTCTTATCCACACTAATCTTCAAATTTCGTTCTTTAATGTACAAGTAACTGCTTAAAATCTGTAATTTTAGACTTAATTATGTACTTTAATTAATTATCgaatgtatttttattttaaatagagGCATGTCTCTATGTTTAATGGTTATTCAATAACCCGAGTCTGTAAAAATAATGTTAACAGTGCTGTATTTTGGAGGGAAGTCACTGAACTGAATTTTGGAGGGAACTCCAAAGTTTGACTATTATTAATGGTGTACAAATTTTTGGAGGGAACAATTATGCTTAACCACCTTTATTTATTTGCTTTACAACTCCTAATTATACTACCCTTTCTCCACTCACCAAGGCCCACAACAAGTACTTTATTCAATATTAAACTCCCTCCTTAATCCTTGTGCACacaaagaagaggaagaaaatagaGGATTGGAGGGAGTAAGATTTATTGAAAAGTCGTCcattgttttagtttatttttgttgttaGAGCATGAGAGCATGGCTAGGCTAACATttgtattgtgttttttttttgataGAAAACATTTGTATTGTTACATGCTCCCTCCAATCTAATCtattgataagtccattttataaataatttaactccctattttagctcggtttatttgattattacacttctattagtgtatttgtgagctaatttcgTGTTCTATGTGTTTTTGCTCGTATTCAttacattttgtaggaaatgaagccgTTGGTAGTTTTTCCCCGTCAAATTAGCATTTACctaagttcacgaggctaatgagagcaagtcttgatcatgcaaGGGCATTCCGAGAAGTACAGGGACATTTTGGGCAGAAATTGGAAATCCCGAGCATGAAGAAAACCAACTTATGTTGGTGTGCAAATAATGAAATGTAGTCCAAGTAAAAGCTCATCATAAGAGCATACATTGGATGCCAAATGATCCCTAGGATGCCTTAGACGAACTCTTGAATAAGCTTTGCATTGGATTCCGCATTGTCATAAAGCAAGAAGTTAAgaagttaagacggaattaagacgaaAATcaagaaacacacgaccccgatcggggtgaccCCTTTATAGCTCATTTACGTTACTCCCTTTGGTCCTATGTAAAGGGGGGTGATCCGGGACCTCAAACACATCTTTCCATACACTTTTTCATATGCTTTagtcttagttttcagaataaaatGTAGTTTAGATTAGATTTCCCTTTAGCATTTCCTTTATATTATAAACAATTTTCTTTAAGCATTCCAAGTTATAATACAATTTACATTTCAAGCTTTCCATTTGTtctatcttgttcttcatttccaagcTCATTTCCAATTGTTAAGGTAATATTATTTCAAGTAttgttttgttattcatttgtcaTTTACACTACTAGTAGTATGTTCATCTTTATTATACCATTTGTCATTACCGTTCACTCTCATTCCGTCAACAACAGCCCAACACCATTTTCGTCCTCTACTTCTCCTCTGAACCCAGTTCAGAACCACGATAACAACCTGCATCACCTTCGACTACCCGACATCACCATTTCTGCTCTCATCGCTGCCCAGATTTGAGCTCGTCTCAACTCAACCATGATCTCCATCAATTTCCCTCCATACACTCACAACCAGCAGCGGGAACCATCGTCGCCCATCAGCATGACCACCACGAGTTTCGACCAGCAACATCACCGACAACAGCCACGGCGTCCACCAATCACAGCCACCATCAATATTGAACTCGGAATCGAAATCGAGTTGATTGGTAAACAATGCACTTCCAGCCGCCCTTAGAACCGGTGGCCGGCCAACCGGCTCGCAACACCACTCCCTCATCTCGCATCAATCAAATTGCTCTCCTAACCGGGCCCCCGGCTGCCACCCCCACTACCGGCTCACACAAAGCAATAAATCACTCAACTTTCCAGGAACCTCCCAGCCGGTGCCACCACCGACGGCCGACACCCCGGTTGGGACATCTCGTGCTGCGTGTTTTTCTTTGTCGTGTTCCCCCTTTCCCTTTTTCATTTGTTTAAGTGTCGTGTATTTGTGTCTATTTGTTAGGTgatttagattattattattattattattattattattattattattattattattattattattattattattattattattattattattattattattatcatcatcatcattattatcatcatcattattattattattattattattattattattattattattagtagtagtagtagtagtagtagtagtagtagtagtagtagtagtagtagtagtagtattattagtattattaataaACTAGTATATTAAGACACTCTTATTATTACCACTTACCTTAGTTAACCTTAGATTATTCTACTCTCATATTAGAATAATTAGTCTCTCATTATTGTaacaagaaccctaatatttctcTCTTTAACTTCCTTCAATAAAAGTTGTAATATTTCTCTTACATTAATGTaattaatctctagtttagtaaTTTCTcaattctcattagtttacatttgttATTGGGTTGTAAGTGGAAAACAAGAAGAGATTCATCTTCCTTATTTCAACCATAGTTTATAATCCTTCTCTTAATTCATCTTCCtctcaattgtttacatgtttattgtaGTTTAATTACTTATCTTATCTTTATGTTTGTTCTTCTTATTTTTATGTTAAAGTTCCCAtcttttgttctcatttatatTAGTATGTTTGAGTAGTGTATTGCTTGGATGGAGGGTGATCTTGTGTAGTTAATATGGGTAGACTATTGGCTtgaataaattagtaattaaaggGTAATTTCTCTTCTAATTGTCATGGATacaaagtgtttgtggaaatGTCTCAATGAGAATTCAAGTCAATTTCACTATTTTATAACTTGTTGGGTGAGAGCTTGACTTGTAACTAGATAACTCATGACGATTAGTGGGTTATGGGTAATTAGAGCGAGAGTTCGATTATGCTAAGCCTTGGGTTAGTCTCACATCGAGAAGTTGGGACATACCTTTGAATTTACCTtgattacttgttaatttgtgcCTTTACTCGACCCTTTCTCTACATGAGTGAACCCGACCACCCTTGCTTCCTTAATTAGCATCTTAATCAATTTGTCATTGCTTGCTTTAGTTGTAGCCTTCTTAATTAGTTTATCAATCATTCAACATTTGCTAGAACTAAACTAGGAAACAAACAATCAATTTAAGAACCATAATCTCGTCTCTGTGGATCGACCTCCTTACCCTACTATATTCATTAGTTTGGTATTGAGTTTTACAAATATTGTTTGCATACCGAGGAGTACGACAAACTTcggtatcaaaatggcgccgttgccggggacggcgATATTGGATTAGATTAATTGTTTGTTTCTAGGCTtagtttgtttatttgtttgtttttccaTCCTTGTCCTAGTGCATTCTTTGCATTAGGACCATTTGATCTCTTTTTGAATGCATGCATAGGTGAAATACCGGTTCTCTTTTCCCTCTTGACCGAGAGATTGAGAAGATTTTCCGGGCAAGAAGATGGTTAGTCACTATGAGGTCTATCACATACAAGAGCCAAGGTCACCACCAAGGACCTATTCTCAACAAATGTCTCCTCCAAGAAGCTATCAACAATATGCTCCTACTTGTTAGAATTGTGGTGGGATTGGGCATTCATATGACATTTGCTCGTCCTTTCCACAACAAGACCCATACCCACAAGAATGACATGTTTTACAAGATCAACCACCTTCTAGCCAATTCACTTACTATCATCAAGAAAATCTTTACCGGGCAATTCCAAATCAAAACCCGTGATTTCCTCATGAGGGGCAACCTTTTGACCCCGATTATCCACCTCCACAACAACAATTTCAACAACCTTACCAACCTCCATTCATTGAACGCCTAAATCCAAATTCTTCCATTGAAAGAATGTTGAAAGAAATAGATGCTAGAGCCCAACAAAGAGAAGCCCATCAAGACCAACAATTCAAGAATTTGATAATTGATCTCACCAATGTCCAAGCTCACCAAAGGACACTTGATTCTTACATGGCCAATCAAGGGACTTCTAACACTCAAAGAAGTCCACATTCTTATGAACCCCAAAATCATGAGCATTTTGTTTTGGAGGAAATTGTGGTCGAGAAGGTGAGCAACAATGAAGACTCACAACACGAAAGATTCATGAACTTGGTGAAAAAGATGGAAACAAAAAATTCATTGACTGTTAAGGATAAGAAGTTGCACAAAAAATGTTAATagtaaaaatattttaaaaataacatcattaatttctcggtaaaaaaaaACTATCATTAAAATATTCATTTCATGACTTTTTACAATTCTAATTTTTATTGCTCAAATTAAAATAAAGTGATGAGAAACATAAAAAATAagtgaattattaatttaaagtccataaataatacggagtacaccaaaaagtaaaattttataaatatcatgcatatattgcacgagatctaaactagtataagaaccaaatgtttaacaataaccaaatgcttaacaatataAAAACTAAAATGAGAACTATGAGAGAATTTTTGTG
Protein-coding sequences here:
- the LOC141620455 gene encoding uncharacterized protein LOC141620455, which codes for MSVLAKQFGVCRKTITDIWNTSKKQHTTGQAINVKSKLKGRSMVTRHKFDNDKLESIDLSKRTTQQQLSEGLGVSQSTVCRWVTADLIDSHTNAVKLGLTKNNKLARLMYCLSHLQYDKITKRFVFKDQNNVIHMDEKWFFITKPTQRFYVGKKEKRPHRTVQSKRFISKVMFMCAVARPKYGPNKKVISDGKMGIWPLVMEVPAKRKSKNRCVGTIETKCIDSITKAVTKDILINKVLPSIKANWPSNYSKHILIQQDNTRPHITNMDADFRRAATEDGWKIELTHQPPNSPDLNACMLDIMKRKGCNDYPVPHMHKSKLAAAGLLPEYLNADIELVKECVRYVQNVGDASSISELVEALSTMDNNSEVTEQGSCSNNPTAHSETVGNITATGVVTTDPTELQEDLFY